A part of Streptomyces sp. NBC_01497 genomic DNA contains:
- a CDS encoding Ms4533A family Cys-rich leader peptide — translation MTARCPLARAAYGLALIGVTEHCVADILCR, via the coding sequence ATGACCGCTCGTTGCCCCCTCGCGCGCGCCGCCTACGGGCTGGCGCTCATCGGGGTGACCGAGCACTGCGTCGCCGACATTCTCTGTCGCTGA